The proteins below come from a single Saccharopolyspora sp. SCSIO 74807 genomic window:
- the rpmF gene encoding 50S ribosomal protein L32 has protein sequence MAVPKQKKPRSKTRQRRSQWKASAPELVPVVVDGERKLVPRRLVRYFQQR, from the coding sequence ATGGCGGTCCCCAAGCAGAAGAAGCCCCGCAGCAAGACCCGGCAGCGGCGTTCGCAGTGGAAGGCGAGCGCGCCCGAGCTGGTGCCGGTCGTCGTGGACGGCGAGCGCAAGCTCGTGCCGCGGCGCCTGGTGCGCTATTTCCAGCAGCGCTGA
- a CDS encoding type B 50S ribosomal protein L31 — MKPNIHPDYGPVVYQDRNTGKQFLMQSTATSEHTTTWEDGGTYPLVVVDVSADSHPFWTGTQQVLDTEGRVEKFRRRYGGRTR; from the coding sequence GTGAAACCGAACATCCACCCCGACTACGGCCCGGTGGTCTACCAGGACCGCAACACCGGCAAGCAGTTCCTGATGCAGTCCACCGCCACCTCGGAGCACACCACCACCTGGGAGGACGGCGGCACCTACCCGCTGGTCGTCGTGGACGTCTCCGCGGACTCGCACCCGTTCTGGACCGGCACCCAGCAGGTTCTGGACACCGAGGGACGTGTGGAGAAGTTCCGCCGCCGCTACGGCGGCCGAACCCGCTGA
- the bluB gene encoding 5,6-dimethylbenzimidazole synthase — translation MTTMRNAPEPSADLYDVLQRRRDVRNEFTGEPIPDEVLHRVLTAAHSAPSVGLTQPWDFVLVRDDATRRDFREHVLAERSVFAAELSGERAETFSKIKVEGIVESSLGIAVTYDPARGAPDVLGRHAIADAGLYSVCLAIQNLWLAATAEGMGVGWVSFYREEFLRRLLDIPGGVRPVAWLCVGPVRDLADTPDLERHGWRQRSPLEDVVHHDKYRRERCR, via the coding sequence ATGACCACCATGCGCAACGCGCCCGAACCTTCCGCCGATCTCTACGACGTGCTCCAGCGCCGCCGCGACGTGCGCAACGAGTTCACCGGGGAGCCGATTCCGGACGAGGTGCTGCACCGGGTGCTGACCGCCGCGCACAGCGCGCCGAGCGTCGGGCTCACGCAGCCGTGGGACTTCGTGCTGGTCCGCGACGACGCCACCCGCCGCGACTTCCGGGAGCACGTGCTGGCCGAGCGCAGCGTGTTCGCCGCCGAGCTCAGCGGAGAGCGCGCCGAGACGTTCTCCAAGATCAAGGTCGAGGGGATCGTGGAATCCAGCCTCGGCATCGCGGTCACCTACGACCCCGCCCGCGGCGCTCCCGACGTGCTGGGCAGGCACGCCATCGCCGACGCGGGCCTGTACTCGGTGTGCCTGGCCATCCAGAACCTGTGGCTGGCCGCGACGGCCGAGGGCATGGGCGTGGGCTGGGTCAGCTTCTACCGCGAGGAGTTCCTGCGCAGGCTGCTGGACATCCCCGGCGGCGTGCGGCCGGTGGCCTGGCTCTGCGTCGGCCCGGTGCGCGACCTGGCCGATACGCCTGACCTGGAACGACACGGCTGGCGGCAGCGGTCGCCGCTGGAAGATGTGGTTCATCACGACAAGTACCGCCGGGAACGCTGCCGGTAG
- the mrf gene encoding ribosome hibernation factor-recruiting GTPase MRF encodes MGPHVGTEAEPSRVPLTVITGVHAEHLARIARAAADDDPQGTALVHHDLREIAHGVVRRHLRQGDSDQVTALELAHGCVSCTLREDFLPLLRRLAAAPDVRRIVVQLDPSVEPEAICWAMEHVLVGESPVVEDVELRAVVAAVDLPSWLDDAGGDEPLHERGLSGSPDDERTVAQVAVGQVEFADAVVFAGETDRWQQVRTEAVVDRLTPLAPTTALGRLDLPELLRRIPDNARRGEVDGPHGQLLRGQPSMETDAGVSLLLFEERRPFHPERLHQALDVLLQGVVRTRGRAWVASQPDIALWLESAGGGMRVGHAGPWLASQAGPQWSELDSEQQLKASLNWDEDYGDRMQELVVIAHEADPGEIRQALLGAVLTDDEIAEGQPAWRHYPDPFGEWHEDPCEDPAEGEQEPASQERRNQ; translated from the coding sequence TTGGGGCCGCACGTGGGAACCGAAGCCGAGCCGTCCCGAGTCCCGCTGACCGTGATCACGGGGGTGCACGCCGAACACCTCGCGCGGATCGCCAGGGCCGCCGCCGACGACGACCCGCAGGGCACCGCGCTCGTGCACCACGACTTGCGCGAGATCGCCCACGGCGTGGTCCGCCGCCACCTCCGGCAGGGCGACTCGGACCAGGTCACCGCGCTGGAACTGGCGCACGGCTGCGTGTCCTGCACGCTGCGCGAGGACTTCCTGCCGCTGCTGCGGCGGCTGGCCGCGGCGCCCGACGTGCGACGGATCGTGGTGCAGCTGGACCCGTCGGTGGAGCCGGAGGCGATCTGCTGGGCGATGGAGCACGTCCTGGTCGGTGAGTCCCCGGTCGTCGAGGACGTCGAGCTGCGCGCGGTCGTCGCGGCGGTCGACCTGCCGAGCTGGCTCGACGACGCCGGTGGGGACGAGCCGCTGCACGAGCGCGGGCTCAGCGGCAGCCCGGACGACGAGCGAACCGTCGCTCAGGTCGCGGTCGGCCAGGTCGAGTTCGCCGATGCCGTGGTGTTCGCCGGCGAGACCGACCGTTGGCAGCAGGTGCGCACCGAGGCGGTCGTCGACCGGCTCACTCCGCTCGCGCCGACCACCGCTCTCGGCCGGCTGGACCTGCCGGAGCTGCTGCGGCGCATCCCGGACAACGCGCGGCGCGGCGAGGTCGACGGCCCGCACGGGCAGCTGCTGCGCGGGCAACCGTCCATGGAGACCGACGCGGGCGTGTCGCTGCTGCTGTTCGAGGAACGCCGCCCGTTCCACCCGGAGCGGCTGCACCAGGCGCTGGACGTGCTGCTGCAAGGCGTCGTGCGCACCCGCGGCCGCGCGTGGGTGGCGAGCCAGCCGGACATCGCGCTGTGGCTGGAATCCGCCGGTGGCGGCATGCGGGTGGGCCACGCGGGGCCGTGGCTGGCCTCGCAAGCTGGCCCGCAGTGGTCCGAGCTGGACTCCGAGCAGCAGCTCAAAGCCTCGCTGAACTGGGACGAAGACTACGGCGACCGGATGCAGGAACTCGTCGTGATCGCGCACGAGGCCGATCCCGGCGAGATCCGGCAGGCGCTGCTCGGCGCGGTGCTCACCGACGACGAGATCGCCGAGGGGCAACCGGCGTGGCGCCACTACCCGGACCCGTTCGGCGAATGGCACGAGGACCCGTGCGAGGACCCCGCCGAGGGCGAGCAAGAACCGGCCTCGCAGGAGCGCCGCAACCAATGA
- the rpsN gene encoding 30S ribosomal protein S14 has protein sequence MAKKSKIARNEQRRAVVARYAQRRAELKKIISAPGSSPEQRSAAVTELSRQPRDASATRVRNRDAIDGRPRGYFRKFGLSRVRLRQAAHNGELPGVTKSSW, from the coding sequence TTGGCCAAGAAGTCCAAGATCGCCCGCAACGAGCAGCGGCGGGCGGTGGTGGCGCGCTACGCACAACGGCGCGCCGAGCTCAAGAAGATCATCTCCGCGCCCGGCAGCAGCCCCGAGCAACGCTCCGCCGCGGTCACCGAACTGTCCCGCCAGCCGCGCGACGCCAGCGCCACGCGAGTCCGCAACCGCGACGCGATCGACGGGCGCCCGCGCGGCTACTTCCGCAAGTTCGGGCTCTCCCGGGTGCGGCTGCGCCAGGCCGCGCACAACGGCGAACTGCCCGGCGTGACGAAATCGAGTTGGTGA
- the rpmB gene encoding 50S ribosomal protein L28 encodes MSVRCQVTGKKPGYGKQVSHSHVRTNRRWLPNVQRRRYWLPSEGRWVRLQVSTKGVKTIDKRGIESVVAEMRARGERV; translated from the coding sequence GTGTCCGTCCGCTGCCAGGTGACCGGGAAGAAACCCGGCTACGGCAAGCAGGTTTCCCACTCGCACGTGCGAACCAACCGGCGCTGGCTGCCGAACGTGCAGCGACGCCGGTACTGGCTGCCCTCGGAAGGGCGCTGGGTGCGGCTGCAGGTGTCCACCAAGGGCGTCAAGACGATCGACAAGCGCGGCATCGAGTCGGTCGTCGCCGAGATGCGCGCCCGCGGGGAGCGCGTCTGA
- the rpsR gene encoding 30S ribosomal protein S18 — MAQHDRRAPRRKPNLLRREGVVEVDWKDTALLRKFISDRGKIRSRRVTGLTRQQQHEVARAIKNAREMALLPYPSPASR; from the coding sequence ATGGCCCAGCACGACCGGCGCGCACCGCGCCGCAAACCGAACCTGCTGCGCAGGGAAGGCGTGGTCGAAGTGGACTGGAAGGACACCGCGCTGCTGCGCAAGTTCATCTCCGACCGCGGCAAGATCCGTTCCCGCCGGGTCACCGGGCTGACCCGGCAGCAGCAGCACGAAGTCGCCCGCGCGATCAAGAACGCCCGGGAGATGGCGCTGCTGCCCTACCCGAGCCCGGCCAGCCGCTGA
- a CDS encoding diguanylate cyclase, whose protein sequence is MAGHLPAQDRHVRLLVEAGKLHAADVAFDELTAAGLNLVGEQWNRATVLVHRAWLAWRLSRIPQALELAAEGWTELDTDRPADQPTAQTVSILGYLLESIGHRESAMDLMSLAVQIARKAGGGETLAHCLVREAHALLFRAFAREVDVHEHYRTARDLFDEALLLVDEGPTQRMALGGGAQSMAGLGQPRQAERLAQEALVLSRDAEDWFAAAVANWVLSTIRRVDGELDDARTFASRALDGAETLGDTMMMMRFSLDLAKICDLLGDPVGEAAALRRTVRASSTAVETLQEGLGQALEQRRVAVQAQRMATAAQEAAVRDPLTGLVNRLGLQRRAPALLEATAAQGRVPWLVLLDVDWFKNVNDLAGHAVGDAALQEVAHLLRRECREQDLICRWAGDEFVVLLVDESEDSRSAGPVVAERIRAAVDEHDWRLVVGRTRKPPTVSIGVAGGPAKLDHLFAAADIALYRAKRAGRNRVEIDRTGPERDRPQIS, encoded by the coding sequence ATGGCCGGGCACCTCCCGGCGCAGGATCGCCACGTCCGGCTGCTGGTGGAAGCGGGCAAGCTGCACGCCGCCGACGTCGCGTTCGACGAGCTCACCGCGGCCGGGCTGAACCTGGTCGGCGAGCAGTGGAACCGCGCGACGGTGCTGGTGCATCGGGCGTGGCTGGCGTGGCGGCTCAGCCGCATCCCGCAGGCGCTGGAGCTGGCCGCGGAGGGCTGGACGGAGCTGGACACCGACCGGCCGGCGGATCAGCCGACCGCGCAGACCGTGAGCATCCTCGGCTACCTGCTGGAGAGCATCGGGCACCGCGAGTCGGCGATGGACCTGATGTCGCTAGCGGTGCAGATCGCCCGCAAGGCGGGCGGCGGCGAGACGCTGGCGCACTGCCTGGTGCGGGAAGCGCACGCGCTGCTGTTCCGCGCGTTCGCCCGCGAAGTGGACGTGCACGAGCACTACCGCACCGCCCGCGACCTCTTCGACGAGGCTTTGCTGCTGGTGGACGAAGGTCCGACGCAGCGCATGGCGCTCGGCGGCGGTGCGCAGAGCATGGCCGGTCTCGGGCAGCCGCGGCAGGCGGAACGGCTGGCGCAGGAGGCGCTGGTGCTGTCCCGGGACGCCGAGGACTGGTTCGCGGCCGCGGTGGCGAACTGGGTGCTGTCCACCATCCGCCGGGTGGACGGCGAGCTGGACGACGCGCGCACGTTCGCCAGCCGCGCGCTCGACGGCGCGGAGACCCTCGGCGACACCATGATGATGATGCGGTTCTCGCTGGACCTGGCCAAGATCTGCGATCTGCTCGGAGACCCGGTCGGCGAGGCCGCGGCGCTGCGGCGCACGGTGCGCGCCAGCAGTACCGCGGTGGAGACCTTGCAGGAAGGGCTCGGGCAAGCGCTGGAGCAGCGGCGGGTCGCGGTGCAGGCACAGCGGATGGCCACCGCCGCGCAGGAGGCCGCGGTGCGGGATCCGCTGACCGGCCTGGTCAACCGCCTCGGCCTGCAACGGCGGGCGCCCGCGCTGCTGGAGGCGACCGCCGCGCAGGGCCGGGTTCCGTGGCTGGTGCTGCTGGACGTGGACTGGTTCAAGAACGTCAACGACCTCGCCGGGCACGCCGTCGGTGACGCGGCCTTGCAGGAGGTCGCGCACTTGCTGCGGCGGGAGTGCCGCGAGCAGGACCTCATCTGCCGGTGGGCCGGCGACGAATTCGTCGTGCTGCTGGTGGACGAGTCGGAGGATTCGCGCAGCGCAGGGCCGGTGGTCGCGGAACGGATCCGGGCCGCGGTGGACGAGCACGACTGGCGGCTGGTGGTGGGCCGCACCCGGAAACCACCGACGGTGAGCATCGGCGTCGCGGGCGGACCGGCCAAGCTGGACCACCTGTTCGCGGCCGCGGACATCGCGCTGTACCGGGCGAAGCGCGCGGGCCGGAACCGGGTGGAGATCGACCGCACCGGACCGGAGCGGGACCGGCCGCAGATCAGCTGA
- the rpmG gene encoding 50S ribosomal protein L33, with product MAASEIRPVIKMRSTAGTGFTYMTRKNRRNNPERLRLRKYDPVLGEHVEFREER from the coding sequence ATGGCCGCCTCCGAGATCCGTCCGGTGATCAAGATGCGGTCCACCGCAGGAACCGGCTTCACGTACATGACCAGGAAGAACCGCCGCAACAACCCGGAACGGCTGCGGTTGCGCAAATACGACCCGGTGCTCGGCGAGCACGTCGAGTTCCGCGAAGAGCGCTGA